A window of Planctomycetia bacterium contains these coding sequences:
- a CDS encoding SufE family protein: MPTVQEKLAGLQAEFADCEPRERLIMLLDFSESLPALPETYRAERDAGLHRVPECQTPVFLWVELADGQVRIHADVAPEAPTVKGFVGILVSAFDGAAPDEILATPSDLVQHFGLAEALGMQRMRGLFAIHTRILREVRQLTEPAN; this comes from the coding sequence ATGCCTACCGTTCAAGAAAAGCTCGCCGGGCTTCAAGCCGAATTCGCCGACTGCGAACCGCGAGAGCGTTTGATCATGCTGCTCGATTTTTCCGAGAGCCTGCCCGCGCTGCCGGAGACGTATCGCGCGGAGCGCGACGCGGGCCTGCACCGCGTGCCAGAGTGCCAAACGCCGGTCTTCTTATGGGTCGAACTGGCCGACGGACAGGTGCGGATTCACGCCGACGTCGCCCCGGAAGCTCCGACCGTGAAGGGCTTTGTCGGCATCCTCGTGAGCGCCTTCGACGGCGCGGCGCCGGATGAAATCCTCGCCACGCCGAGCGATCTGGTCCAACACTTTGGCTTGGCTGAGGCCCTCGGCATGCAACGCATGCGCGGCCTCTTCGCCATTCATACCCGCATCTTGCGCGAAGTTCGCCAGCTTACCGAGCCCGCCAACTAG